One Glycine max cultivar Williams 82 chromosome 6, Glycine_max_v4.0, whole genome shotgun sequence DNA segment encodes these proteins:
- the LOC106799004 gene encoding uncharacterized mitochondrial protein AtMg00810-like → MEIAWSKSDIVLSQRKYALELLDDAGLLGCKPASIPMMSNFKPEISVDTLQYLASPHQSHYDAALHILRYVKDCPVKGLFFSSTNDLKLTTFSDSNWAACPYTKKSITGYCLFLGPSLISWKSKKQTTVSRSSSEAGYKTLTNTAWVGQWSEQKSGRKQVCFVAFIGLPEAEPTTRNCSVEGRRLRKKLHATTNGGYAITLLVVRANWV, encoded by the exons ATGGAGATTGCTTGGTCAAAATCAGACATAGTGTTGTCTCAAAGAAAATATGCACTTGAATTGTTGGATGATGCTGGTCTTTTGGGTTGCAAACCAGCCTCGATTCCCATGATGTCTAATTTTAAGCCTGAGATTTCTGTTGATACTCT CCAATACCTTGCTTCTCCTCATCAAAGTCATTATGATGCAGCACTTCATATACTTAGGTATGTCAAGGACTGTCCAGTGAAAggtcttttcttctcttccacTAATGATCTTAAGCTCACGACCTTCAGTGATTCGAATTGGGCAGCTTGTCCATATACCAAAAAATCTATAACTGGTTATTGTTTATTTCTTGGTCCTTCTTTGATTTCATGGAAGTCCAAGAAGCAGACTACAGTTTCAAGAAGTTCAAGTGAAGCTGGGTATAAAACACTCACAAATACTGCAT GGGTGGGACAGTGGTCAGAGCAAAAATCAGGGAGAAAACAGGTGTGCTTCGTCGCATTTATTGGATTGCCAGAAGCTGAACCAACTACTAGAAATTGCAGTGTGGAGGGTAGACGgttgagaaaaaaattgcatGCTACTACAAATGGTGGATATGCTATAACACTACTTGTAGTACGGGCAAATTGGGTTTGA
- the LOC100810611 gene encoding 60S ribosomal protein L9, with product MKTILSSETMNIPDGVSIKVHAKVIEVEGPRGKLVRDFHHLNLDFQLITDDGGKRKLKIDSWFGSRKTSAAIRTALSHVENLITGVTKGYRYKMRFVYAHFPINASIGNNSKSIEIRNFLGEKKVRKVDMLEGVSVVRSEKVKDELVLDGNDIELVSRSCALINQKCHVKNKDIRKFLDGIYVSEKGTILEE from the exons ATGAAGACGATCTTGTCGTCTGAGACCATGAATATTCCCGACGGCGTGAGCATCAAGGTTCACGCTAAGGTTATCGAGGTTGAGGGCCCTCGTGGAAAACTCGTGCGAGACTTCCACCATCTGAACTTGGACTTCCAACTTATTACCGACGATGGCGGTAAAAGGAAGCTCAAGATTGATTCTTGGTTTGGTTCTCGTAAAACCTCCGCCGCCATCCGCACCGCCCTCAGCCACGTTGAGAATTTGATCACCGGCGTCACCAAGGGATACCGATACAAAATGAGATTCGTGTACGCACATTTTCCGATCAACGCTAGCATTGGCAACAACAGCAAGTCCATCGAGATCAGAAATTTCCTCGGCGAGAAGAAG GTGAGGAAAGTGGACATGCTTGAGGGCGTGTCGGTTGTTAGATCTGAAAAGGTCAAAGATGAATTGGTCTTGGATGGAAACGACATTGAACTTGTTTCTAGGTCATGTGCTCTCATTAACCAG AAATGTCATGTTAAGAACAAGGATATCCGGAAGTTTCTTGATGGTATTTATGTCAGCGAGAAGGGAACAATATTGGAAGAGTAG
- the LOC100811498 gene encoding 60S ribosomal protein L9-like, protein MKTILSSETMNIPDGVSIKVHAKVIEVEGPRGKLVRDFHHLNLDFQLITDDGGKRKLKIDSWFGSRKTSAAIRTALSHVENLITGVTKGYRYKMRFVYAHFPINASIGNNSKSIEIRNFLGEKKVRKVDMLEGVSVVRSEKVKDELVLDGNDIELVSRSCALINQKCHVKNKDIRKFLDGIYVSEKGTILEE, encoded by the exons ATGAAGACGATCTTGTCGTCTGAGACCATGAATATTCCCGACGGCGTGAGCATCAAGGTTCACGCTAAGGTTATCGAGGTTGAGGGCCCTCGTGGAAAACTCGTGCGAGACTTCCACCATCTGAACTTGGACTTCCAACTTATTACCGACGATGGCGGTAAAAGGAAGCTCAAGATTGATTCTTGGTTTGGTTCTCGTAAAACCTCCGCCGCCATCCGCACCGCCCTCAGCCACGTTGAGAATTTGATCACCGGCGTCACCAAGGGATACCGATACAAAATGAGATTCGTGTACGCTCATTTTCCTATCAACGCTAGCATTGGCAACAACAGCAAGTCCATCGAGATCAGAAATTTCCTCGGCGAGAAGAAG GTGAGGAAAGTGGACATGCTTGAGGGCGTGTCGGTTGTTAGATCTGAAAAGGTCAAAGATGAATTGGTCTTGGATGGAAACGACATTGAACTTGTTTCTAGGTCATGTGCTCTCATTAACCAG AAATGTCATGTTAAGAACAAGGATATCCGGAAGTTTCTTGATGGTATTTATGTAAGCGAGAAGGGAACAATATTGGAAGAGTAG
- the LOC100809554 gene encoding UNC93-like protein 1, which produces MGTPGNDEPGTQTPQNTKSSPLFRYNSPFIQIVLIGLVCFCCPGMFNALSGMGGGGQVNATASNNALTALYTTFAIFGILGGGIYNILGPHLTLFAGCSTYVLYAGSFLYYNHYQHQFFAIVAGAILGVGAGLLWAAQGAIMTSYPPENRKGTYISIFWSIFNMGGVIGGLIPFILNYNRGDSAVTVNDGTYIGFMVFMAVGAVLSLTILPASKVVRDDGTRCTKMLYSNAATESVEILKLFYNWKMLLIIPAAWSSNFFYTYQFNHVNKPQFNLRTRGFNNVFYWGAQMVGSVGIGYVMDFSFRSRRKRGVVGIGVVALLASAIWGGALANQIKHDPGVILDFKDSGSRYAGPFVLYFSFGLLDAVFQSMVYWVIGALANDSEILSRYAGFYKGIQSAGAAVAWQIDNHNVSAMAQLIVNWVLTTVSYPLLLILVVLAVKEGDNRGEEEPVKEVAGFAH; this is translated from the exons ATGGGTACCCCCGGAAATGATGAACCAGGTACCCAGACCCCACAAAACACAAAAAGTTCTCCCCTTTTCAGATACAATTCACCCTTCATTCAGATCGTTTTAATTGGGTTGGTCTGTTTCTGTTGCCCGGGAATGTTCAACGCCCTCTCCGGCATGGGTGGCGGTGGCCAAGTCAACGCAACCGCCTCCAACAACGCCCTCACCGCCCTCTACACCACCTTCGCCATCTTCGGCATCCTCGGCGGCGGCATCTACAACATTCTCGGACCCCACCTCACCCTCTTCGCag GTTGCTCCACCTACGTCCTCTACGCAGGCTCCTTCCTCTACTACAACCACTACCAGCACCAGTTCTTCGCCATCGTCGCCGGCGCCATCCTCGGCGTCGGCGCAGGGCTCCTCTGGGCCGCGCAGGGCGCCATCATGACCTCCTACCCTCCGGAGAATCGGAAAGGCACTTACATTTCCATCTTCTGGAGCATCTTCAACATGGGGGGTGTCATCGGTGGCCTAATTCCCTTCATTCTCAATTACAATCGCGGTGACTCAGCTGTCACTGTCAACGACGGAACCTACATAGGATTCATGGTATTTATGGCCGTTGGGGCTGTTCTGTCGTTGACCATTTTACCCGCTAGCAAGGTTGTTCGCGACGATGGGACTCGGTGTACTAAAATGTTGTACTCCAATGCGGCAACTGAATCCGTTGAAATTCTCAAGCTTTTCTACAACTGGAAGATGCTTCTCATTATTCCCGCTGCTTGgtctagtaattttttttatacctacCAGTTTAACCATGTTAATAAGCCGCAGTTCAATTTGAGGACTAGAGGGTTCAACAATGTGTTCTATTGGGGGGCGCAGATGGTGGGTTCGGTTGGGATTGGGTATGTGATGGATTTCAGCTTTAGGAGCAGGAGGAAGAGAGGGGTTGTGGGGATTGGTGTGGTTGCTCTTCTTGCTTCTGCTATTTGGGGTGGTGCACTTGCGAATCAGATTAAGCATGACCCCGGGGTGATCTTGGATTTCAAGGACTCCGGTTCTCGCTATGCTGGgccttttgttttgtatttcagTTTTGGGTTGCTTGATGCCGTGTTCCAAAGCATGGTCTATTGGGTTATCGGTGCCCTGGCCAATGATTCTGAGATTCTTAGCAG GTATGCTGGGTTCTATAAAGGCATACAAAGTGCAGGGGCAGCAGTGGCTTGGCAAATTGATAACCATAATGTGTCCGCTATGGCTCAGTTGATTGTGAATTGGGTGCTCACTACTGTGAGCTATCCGTTGTTGTTGATTTTGGTTGTTTTGGCTGTGAAAGAAGGAGACAACAGGGGAGAAGAGGAACCTGTCAAAGAGGTTGCTGGCTTTGCCCACTGA
- the LOC100527296 gene encoding uncharacterized protein LOC100527296 produces the protein MEVYGKSMVAGPANVIFLSSILGQEGPVPGHKCDWKCQNEHVCGNMYRCKLTGLTHICDKNCNQRILYDNHSSLCRASGQIFPLSPAEEQAVRGVRRKLDAENSPSESCGFKRRRGDAQIHPSPFERSFSAVSPICSQVGDGMDMS, from the coding sequence ATGGAGGTATATGGCAAATCTATGGTTGCAGGTCCTGCAAATGTTATTTTTCTGTCAAGTATTTTGGGCCAAGAAGGTCCAGTTCCCGGTCACAAATGCGACTGGAAATGTCAAAATGAACATGTTTGTGGAAACATGTATCGCTGCAAGCTAACTGGGCTGACTCACATCTGTGATAAAAACTGTAACCAGAGAATTCTGTATGACAACCATAGCTCCCTTTGTCGAGCTAGTGGTCAAATTTTCCCCCTTTCACCTGCAGAGGAACAGGCAGTGAGAGGCGTACGAAGGAAGCTTGATGCAGAGAATTCGCCTTCCGAAAGCTGTGGTTTTAAGCGTAGACGGGGGGATGCCCAAATCCATCCTTCTCCTTTTGAGAGATCTTTCTCTGCTGTCAGCCCTATCTGCAGCCAAGTTGGAGATGGCATGGATATGAGctag
- the LOC106798928 gene encoding pathogenesis-related thaumatin-like protein 3.5 isoform X1 — MPTTTSWKLTSLLIFFTFFCCSFSYTFTIINNCPHTIWPGTLSGSGSPPLATTGFRLDTGQSIKLTTVPGWSGRIWARTGCTFDATGVGKCQTGDCGGRLECQGNGAAPPTSLFEITLGAGNGQDFYDVSMVDGYNLPLLALPRGVYGDACNSTGCITDINRGCPKELQLLGGDQNQRVVGCRSACEAFKTDKYCCSGAFANPNTCQPSYYSTIFKKACPRAYSYAFDDGTSTFTCKANEYDIVFCPNSNGMRRPNLAAPPPPIRQPFWKHQQVTSSSNILLPFPAPIFLLVLTLSHL; from the exons atgcCAACAACAACATCCTGGAAGCTCACCAGTTTGCTCATTTTCTTTACATTCTTCTGTTGTTCTTTCTCATACACATTCACCATAATCAACAACTGCCCACATACTATATGGCCAGGTACACTTTCTGGTTCAGGGAGTCCTCCACTTGCAACAACCGGATTCCGGTTAGACACAGGTCAAAGCATCAAACTTACGACTGTTCCAGGTTGGTCAGGGCGGATATGGGCAAGGACTGGTTGCACATTTGATGCAACAGGAGTTGGCAAATGCCAAACAGGTGACTGTGGGGGAAGACTGGAATGTCAGGGAAATGGTGCCGCTCCTCCTACCTCACTGTTTGAGATAACACTTGGTGCAGGCAATGGGCAAGACTTCTATGATGTTAGCATGGTAGATGGCTACAATTTGCCATTACTCGCTCTACCACGAGGTGTATATGGTGATGCCTGTAATTCCACAGGTTGTATTACTGATATTAATAGAG GTTGtccaaaagaacttcaattACTTGGAGGCGATCAAAACCAACGGGTAGTCGGGTGTAGGAGTGCTTGTGAGGCATTCAAGACAGACAAGTATTGCTGCAGTGGAGCATTCGCTAATCCAAATACATGCCAGCCTTCCTATTATTCAACCATTTTCAAGAAGGCTTGTCCAAGAGCTTATAGCTATGCCTTTGATGATGGCACCAGCACTTTCACTTGCAAAGCAAACGAATATGATATTGTTTTCTGTCCCAACAGCAATGG GATGAGAAGACCAAATCTTGCAGCTCCTCCTCCACCAATTAGGCAGCCCTTTTGGAAGCATCAGCAGGTCACTTCctcatcaaatattttattacccTTTCCAGCGCCAATCTTTCTCTTGGTTCTCACTCTTTCTCATTTGTAA
- the LOC106798928 gene encoding pathogenesis-related thaumatin-like protein 3.5 isoform X2, with translation MPTTTSWKLTSLLIFFTFFCCSFSYTFTIINNCPHTIWPGTLSGSGSPPLATTGFRLDTGQSIKLTTVPGWSGRIWARTGCTFDATGVGKCQTGDCGGRLECQGNGAAPPTSLFEITLGAGNGQDFYDVSMVDGYNLPLLALPRGVYGDACNSTGCITDINRGCPKELQLLGGDQNQRVVGCRSACEAFKTDKYCCSGAFANPNTCQPSYYSTIFKKACPRAYSYAFDDGTSTFTCKANEYDIVFCPNSNGMRRPNLAAPPPPIRQPFWKHQQ, from the exons atgcCAACAACAACATCCTGGAAGCTCACCAGTTTGCTCATTTTCTTTACATTCTTCTGTTGTTCTTTCTCATACACATTCACCATAATCAACAACTGCCCACATACTATATGGCCAGGTACACTTTCTGGTTCAGGGAGTCCTCCACTTGCAACAACCGGATTCCGGTTAGACACAGGTCAAAGCATCAAACTTACGACTGTTCCAGGTTGGTCAGGGCGGATATGGGCAAGGACTGGTTGCACATTTGATGCAACAGGAGTTGGCAAATGCCAAACAGGTGACTGTGGGGGAAGACTGGAATGTCAGGGAAATGGTGCCGCTCCTCCTACCTCACTGTTTGAGATAACACTTGGTGCAGGCAATGGGCAAGACTTCTATGATGTTAGCATGGTAGATGGCTACAATTTGCCATTACTCGCTCTACCACGAGGTGTATATGGTGATGCCTGTAATTCCACAGGTTGTATTACTGATATTAATAGAG GTTGtccaaaagaacttcaattACTTGGAGGCGATCAAAACCAACGGGTAGTCGGGTGTAGGAGTGCTTGTGAGGCATTCAAGACAGACAAGTATTGCTGCAGTGGAGCATTCGCTAATCCAAATACATGCCAGCCTTCCTATTATTCAACCATTTTCAAGAAGGCTTGTCCAAGAGCTTATAGCTATGCCTTTGATGATGGCACCAGCACTTTCACTTGCAAAGCAAACGAATATGATATTGTTTTCTGTCCCAACAGCAATGG GATGAGAAGACCAAATCTTGCAGCTCCTCCTCCACCAATTAGGCAGCCCTTTTGGAAGCATCAGCAG taa
- the LOC100812582 gene encoding DNA-binding protein BIN4 isoform X2, with translation MSSSRESSPDWLRSFQAPSHSLLTLSSDSGSSRGGGSWNEDKTDDEGFSPKSSRFLKVTKSTRKTPEAASPKVEEQTPSKRKKLDKKKAKGNKEEKEAVNESNIDKHIDHKESIHSIWTLSSDSESFHDHSPKRDHIDQVETSQHEISDEGECGDGLVFGNDGKFPSKKGSKEKSSQKQIHVEGHTPVKGKEIKASAKGKGSGDLKVEEEETCEKPAEPNVSSARLPLMLSEKVQRTKALIECQGDSIDLSGDMGAVGRIIISDSPSGDQEMCLDLKGTIYKTSIVPCRTFCVVSFGQSEAKVEAIMNDFIQLKPQSNLYEAETMVEGTLDGFFFDSDEEAGKMQKSTNQTDQNENVEEQANGKSKGKTDKTSGAGKKRGRSTGGKPQAKIAKKKTPGSKKAKTKK, from the exons ATGAGCAGTTCAAGGGAGAGCTCCCCAGATTGGTTGCGTTCTTTTCAG GCGCCATCTCATTCGCTGTTGACACTGTCCTCTGATTCTGGGTCTTCACGTGGTGGTGGATCTTGGAATGAGGATAAAACTGATGATGAAGGGTTTTCTCCAAAGTCATCCAGATTTCTGAAGGTTACCAAGAGCACGAGAAAGACACCAGAAGCTGCGAGTCCTAAAGTAGAAGAACAAACACCatccaaaagaaagaaattagacAAGAAAAAGGCCAAAG gaaacaaagaggaaaaggagGCAGTGAATGAATCAAACATTGACAAGCATATAGACCATAAA GAATCTATTCATTCAATCTGGACACTATCATCAGATTCTGAGTCATTCCACGATCATAGCCCAAAAAGAGATCATATTGATCAGGTGGAAACCTCTCAGCATGAAATATCAGATGAAGGAGAGTGTGGGGATGGACTTGTTTTTGGTAATGATGGAAAGTTTCCATCCAAAAAGGGTTCAAAAGAGAAGTCTtcacaaaaacaaatacatgTAGAAGGTCATACACCAGTTAAAGGGAAGGAAATAAAGGCCAGTGCAAAGGGAAAAGGTAGTGGTGATTTGAAAGTTGAAGAGGAAGAAACTTGTGAAAAGCCTGCTGAACCAAAT GTTTCCTCCGCAAGATTGCCTTTGATGCTTTCTGAGAAAGTTCAACGTACAAAG GCACTCATTGAGTGTCAAGGTGACTCCATAGATCTGAGTGGTGATATGGGTGCTGTTGGACGGATTATAATTTCAGATTCACCATCTGGGGATCAAGAAATGTGTTTAGACCTGaaag GAACAATATACAAAACATCTATAGTTCCTTGCCGGACGTTTTGCGTT gTTAGCTTTGGGCAGTCAGAGGCAAAG GTTGAGGCCATAATGAATGATTTCATACAGCTGAAGCCACAGTCTAATCTGTATGAAGCTGAAACTATGGTTGAAG GGACACTGGATGGTTTCTTCTTTGATTCGGATGAGGAGGCTGGCAAGATGCAGAAATCAACCAACCAAACTGATCAAAATGAGAATGTTGAGGAACAAGCTAATGGTAAATCCAAAGGGAAGACTGACAAAACATCA GGTGCTGGAAAGAAAAGAGGTAGAAGTACAGGAGGAAAACCACAAGCGAAGATAGCAAAGAAAAAAACTCCAGGTTCCAAAAAGGCAAAGACCAAGAAATGA
- the LOC100812582 gene encoding DNA-binding protein BIN4 isoform X1: MSSSRESSPDWLRSFQAPSHSLLTLSSDSGSSRGGGSWNEDKTDDEGFSPKSSRFLKVTKSTRKTPEAASPKVEEQTPSKRKKLDKKKAKGNKEEKEAVNESNIDKHIDHKESIHSIWTLSSDSESFHDHSPKRDHIDQVETSQHEISDEGECGDGLVFGNDGKFPSKKGSKEKSSQKQIHVEGHTPVKGKEIKASAKGKGSGDLKVEEEETCEKPAEPNLQVSSARLPLMLSEKVQRTKALIECQGDSIDLSGDMGAVGRIIISDSPSGDQEMCLDLKGTIYKTSIVPCRTFCVVSFGQSEAKVEAIMNDFIQLKPQSNLYEAETMVEGTLDGFFFDSDEEAGKMQKSTNQTDQNENVEEQANGKSKGKTDKTSGAGKKRGRSTGGKPQAKIAKKKTPGSKKAKTKK; the protein is encoded by the exons ATGAGCAGTTCAAGGGAGAGCTCCCCAGATTGGTTGCGTTCTTTTCAG GCGCCATCTCATTCGCTGTTGACACTGTCCTCTGATTCTGGGTCTTCACGTGGTGGTGGATCTTGGAATGAGGATAAAACTGATGATGAAGGGTTTTCTCCAAAGTCATCCAGATTTCTGAAGGTTACCAAGAGCACGAGAAAGACACCAGAAGCTGCGAGTCCTAAAGTAGAAGAACAAACACCatccaaaagaaagaaattagacAAGAAAAAGGCCAAAG gaaacaaagaggaaaaggagGCAGTGAATGAATCAAACATTGACAAGCATATAGACCATAAA GAATCTATTCATTCAATCTGGACACTATCATCAGATTCTGAGTCATTCCACGATCATAGCCCAAAAAGAGATCATATTGATCAGGTGGAAACCTCTCAGCATGAAATATCAGATGAAGGAGAGTGTGGGGATGGACTTGTTTTTGGTAATGATGGAAAGTTTCCATCCAAAAAGGGTTCAAAAGAGAAGTCTtcacaaaaacaaatacatgTAGAAGGTCATACACCAGTTAAAGGGAAGGAAATAAAGGCCAGTGCAAAGGGAAAAGGTAGTGGTGATTTGAAAGTTGAAGAGGAAGAAACTTGTGAAAAGCCTGCTGAACCAAAT TTGCAGGTTTCCTCCGCAAGATTGCCTTTGATGCTTTCTGAGAAAGTTCAACGTACAAAG GCACTCATTGAGTGTCAAGGTGACTCCATAGATCTGAGTGGTGATATGGGTGCTGTTGGACGGATTATAATTTCAGATTCACCATCTGGGGATCAAGAAATGTGTTTAGACCTGaaag GAACAATATACAAAACATCTATAGTTCCTTGCCGGACGTTTTGCGTT gTTAGCTTTGGGCAGTCAGAGGCAAAG GTTGAGGCCATAATGAATGATTTCATACAGCTGAAGCCACAGTCTAATCTGTATGAAGCTGAAACTATGGTTGAAG GGACACTGGATGGTTTCTTCTTTGATTCGGATGAGGAGGCTGGCAAGATGCAGAAATCAACCAACCAAACTGATCAAAATGAGAATGTTGAGGAACAAGCTAATGGTAAATCCAAAGGGAAGACTGACAAAACATCA GGTGCTGGAAAGAAAAGAGGTAGAAGTACAGGAGGAAAACCACAAGCGAAGATAGCAAAGAAAAAAACTCCAGGTTCCAAAAAGGCAAAGACCAAGAAATGA
- the LOC100812582 gene encoding DNA-binding protein BIN4 isoform X4: protein MSSSRESSPDWLRSFQAPSHSLLTLSSDSGSSRGGGSWNEDKTDDEGFSPKSSRFLKVTKSTRKTPEAASPKVEEQTPSKRKKLDKKKAKGNKEEKEAVNESNIDKHIDHKESIHSIWTLSSDSESFHDHSPKRDHIDQVETSQHEISDEGECGDGLVFGNDGKFPSKKGSKEKSSQKQIHVEGHTPVKGKEIKASAKGKGSGDLKVEEEETCEKPAEPNVSSARLPLMLSEKVQRTKALIECQGDSIDLSGDMGAVGRIIISDSPSGDQEMCLDLKGTIYKTSIVPCRTFCVVSFGQSEAKGHWMVSSLIRMRRLARCRNQPTKLIKMRMLRNKLMVNPKGRLTKHQVLERKEVEVQEENHKRR from the exons ATGAGCAGTTCAAGGGAGAGCTCCCCAGATTGGTTGCGTTCTTTTCAG GCGCCATCTCATTCGCTGTTGACACTGTCCTCTGATTCTGGGTCTTCACGTGGTGGTGGATCTTGGAATGAGGATAAAACTGATGATGAAGGGTTTTCTCCAAAGTCATCCAGATTTCTGAAGGTTACCAAGAGCACGAGAAAGACACCAGAAGCTGCGAGTCCTAAAGTAGAAGAACAAACACCatccaaaagaaagaaattagacAAGAAAAAGGCCAAAG gaaacaaagaggaaaaggagGCAGTGAATGAATCAAACATTGACAAGCATATAGACCATAAA GAATCTATTCATTCAATCTGGACACTATCATCAGATTCTGAGTCATTCCACGATCATAGCCCAAAAAGAGATCATATTGATCAGGTGGAAACCTCTCAGCATGAAATATCAGATGAAGGAGAGTGTGGGGATGGACTTGTTTTTGGTAATGATGGAAAGTTTCCATCCAAAAAGGGTTCAAAAGAGAAGTCTtcacaaaaacaaatacatgTAGAAGGTCATACACCAGTTAAAGGGAAGGAAATAAAGGCCAGTGCAAAGGGAAAAGGTAGTGGTGATTTGAAAGTTGAAGAGGAAGAAACTTGTGAAAAGCCTGCTGAACCAAAT GTTTCCTCCGCAAGATTGCCTTTGATGCTTTCTGAGAAAGTTCAACGTACAAAG GCACTCATTGAGTGTCAAGGTGACTCCATAGATCTGAGTGGTGATATGGGTGCTGTTGGACGGATTATAATTTCAGATTCACCATCTGGGGATCAAGAAATGTGTTTAGACCTGaaag GAACAATATACAAAACATCTATAGTTCCTTGCCGGACGTTTTGCGTT gTTAGCTTTGGGCAGTCAGAGGCAAAG GGACACTGGATGGTTTCTTCTTTGATTCGGATGAGGAGGCTGGCAAGATGCAGAAATCAACCAACCAAACTGATCAAAATGAGAATGTTGAGGAACAAGCTAATGGTAAATCCAAAGGGAAGACTGACAAAACATCA GGTGCTGGAAAGAAAAGAGGTAGAAGTACAGGAGGAAAACCACAAGCGAAGATAG
- the LOC100812582 gene encoding DNA-binding protein BIN4 isoform X3, with protein sequence MSSSRESSPDWLRSFQAPSHSLLTLSSDSGSSRGGGSWNEDKTDDEGFSPKSSRFLKVTKSTRKTPEAASPKVEEQTPSKRKKLDKKKAKGNKEEKEAVNESNIDKHIDHKESIHSIWTLSSDSESFHDHSPKRDHIDQVETSQHEISDEGECGDGLVFGNDGKFPSKKGSKEKSSQKQIHVEGHTPVKGKEIKASAKGKGSGDLKVEEEETCEKPAEPNLQVSSARLPLMLSEKVQRTKALIECQGDSIDLSGDMGAVGRIIISDSPSGDQEMCLDLKGTIYKTSIVPCRTFCVVSFGQSEAKGHWMVSSLIRMRRLARCRNQPTKLIKMRMLRNKLMVNPKGRLTKHQVLERKEVEVQEENHKRR encoded by the exons ATGAGCAGTTCAAGGGAGAGCTCCCCAGATTGGTTGCGTTCTTTTCAG GCGCCATCTCATTCGCTGTTGACACTGTCCTCTGATTCTGGGTCTTCACGTGGTGGTGGATCTTGGAATGAGGATAAAACTGATGATGAAGGGTTTTCTCCAAAGTCATCCAGATTTCTGAAGGTTACCAAGAGCACGAGAAAGACACCAGAAGCTGCGAGTCCTAAAGTAGAAGAACAAACACCatccaaaagaaagaaattagacAAGAAAAAGGCCAAAG gaaacaaagaggaaaaggagGCAGTGAATGAATCAAACATTGACAAGCATATAGACCATAAA GAATCTATTCATTCAATCTGGACACTATCATCAGATTCTGAGTCATTCCACGATCATAGCCCAAAAAGAGATCATATTGATCAGGTGGAAACCTCTCAGCATGAAATATCAGATGAAGGAGAGTGTGGGGATGGACTTGTTTTTGGTAATGATGGAAAGTTTCCATCCAAAAAGGGTTCAAAAGAGAAGTCTtcacaaaaacaaatacatgTAGAAGGTCATACACCAGTTAAAGGGAAGGAAATAAAGGCCAGTGCAAAGGGAAAAGGTAGTGGTGATTTGAAAGTTGAAGAGGAAGAAACTTGTGAAAAGCCTGCTGAACCAAAT TTGCAGGTTTCCTCCGCAAGATTGCCTTTGATGCTTTCTGAGAAAGTTCAACGTACAAAG GCACTCATTGAGTGTCAAGGTGACTCCATAGATCTGAGTGGTGATATGGGTGCTGTTGGACGGATTATAATTTCAGATTCACCATCTGGGGATCAAGAAATGTGTTTAGACCTGaaag GAACAATATACAAAACATCTATAGTTCCTTGCCGGACGTTTTGCGTT gTTAGCTTTGGGCAGTCAGAGGCAAAG GGACACTGGATGGTTTCTTCTTTGATTCGGATGAGGAGGCTGGCAAGATGCAGAAATCAACCAACCAAACTGATCAAAATGAGAATGTTGAGGAACAAGCTAATGGTAAATCCAAAGGGAAGACTGACAAAACATCA GGTGCTGGAAAGAAAAGAGGTAGAAGTACAGGAGGAAAACCACAAGCGAAGATAG